Genomic window (Culex pipiens pallens isolate TS chromosome 3, TS_CPP_V2, whole genome shotgun sequence):
AATTGCCCTTTGCGGTGCGCCACAATCAATCAAAATCTTTAACCAACAGGTTGCAACCTGTTGACAGATTTTCCCAAAGAATGGCGAGCCGGTTAAAATCTTTTAGTTTACGTTTCACTGGAAACCATGTCAACCCAATTTGTACAAATTACTTAATATAAAACGACCTCCCATATAAGCACGCTCGTAGTCTCGTGTGACTAAGAAAAAGATGGCCAGAACCTCGAAGGTTGTCCCTTTCGGGAAGTCCCAGTACGGGCCACTGCAGTTGCAACGCAAGACGTTCCGGATCATCGGGTACTATCCGGGGGACTCCGGCTTCCTGCACTGGGCCATGGTGGGTGTGTTTGTGTTTCACTACTGGTTCCAGATCCAGCTGAGCTACTGGGAGATTCGCTACGGGTGGTTAATGATGCGCGAGGGTGACGTGCTGGCGGCCCTCGAAGGAATCTGTCCCACGCCGAGCCGAATCGACGCGATTCTCAAGTGTTTGATTTTGATCGGGGAGCGGAAGAAGCTGAAGATGCTGCTGGACAAACTGGTGGAGTTGCATGATCGTAAGTTAAGGACGATGATTTGGATGTCACTTTTGTTTGGGTTAAAAATTGAATTCTACAGAAGGAAAAGCCAGCGAGAAATCCATCTACCAATGGGCCAACTATTGGGGTCACCAGTTCACCAAATTCGAGCTGACGTTCTTCATAATGACCTGTATATTCTTCTGTCTCCTTCCGATGGCGACAATGATCTACCACGCCGTAGTAGCACCGGATGAACCAAGAATCTATCTTCTACCGGCGCTAGTGGCGTGAGTTGAAACAACCCACAAAACACCAACACTATTTCAATACCTGCAACGACTTCTTTCCACAGCTTACCGTACAATTATGCGTACTCTCCGGCATTTGAGTTCACCTTCCTACTTCTGGCCTTCATCACGTTCACCCCAAGCTTCATGCTGGCCGGAGGTGACGGTCTGTTCATCGGTGTGTGCCTCCTTGTCACCAGCCAATTTCGCATCGTTCAACAGCAGCTCGAGTCCCTGAGCCGCGAAGAAGCCCACGGGACCGCTGTTGACCTAGCGAACCCAACCGCCGCCGAAAACGACCGAGTCCTAGCCCAGTTGAAGC
Coding sequences:
- the LOC120432386 gene encoding odorant receptor 10a-like; amino-acid sequence: MARTSKVVPFGKSQYGPLQLQRKTFRIIGYYPGDSGFLHWAMVGVFVFHYWFQIQLSYWEIRYGWLMMREGDVLAALEGICPTPSRIDAILKCLILIGERKKLKMLLDKLVELHDQGKASEKSIYQWANYWGHQFTKFELTFFIMTCIFFCLLPMATMIYHAVVAPDEPRIYLLPALVALPYNYAYSPAFEFTFLLLAFITFTPSFMLAGGDGLFIGVCLLVTSQFRIVQQQLESLSREEAHGTAVDLANPTAAENDRVLAQLKLIAQRHNQAIEISREMSSLFMPNVFAVYTIAAVKIGLACLILMQSEGFKKLIYMFGSLGILTEIYVYSYGGTLLLEESEQIRRSAYDFPWYRYDKDVRRLIQMMMIRARKPSGLDVPFFEASVATFGMIIRTAGSWVTLMQTFL